The stretch of DNA TACCAATGTGTTGTTGAGATATTGacaaaaatgaacaacaatgggGTCAATTTCATGCCTTAagtattgaattcaaaataaaataaattgtaaacATGAAAAATGAAGTTGAAAATGTAGATCAaaaacccccaaaaaagtatCAACATGTATGgaattgtaaacaaaaataatgatataAAAAGCAACAAAATTAAATGAAAGCAAATGTTTTTTTAGCGTGAGCAAAAGTCTCATTTAAAAGGAAGAACAAACTATTTGAAAACCAATGTAAAAATACTTTTCAGTTAAACTTTTCCAACAACCAACCCTATTGAATCCGTTTAgcctaccaaatcaaatcaaatgtatttataaagccctttttacatcagcagatgtcaaatagtggttatacagaaacccaacctaaaacctcaaacagcaagcaatgcagatgtgaaagtacggtggctagggaaaaactctgtagaaaggcaggaacctaggaagaaacctacagAGGAacctagagagaaagaggagaattaGAGAGTTGGTTGTTGGAAAAGTTTAACTGAAAATAATTTTTGCAATAGTTTTAAAATTATTTGATCTTGCTTTGAAATTAGAGTTTTGTTTATGATTTCAACTTCCATTATTTAACTTTTCcttgaaaatataatttttttaacaatttatttgtattttattttgaattcaatactTAAAGTGTGAAATTGACCCcagaaaaaacacagaaaaaactACAAGAACAGAAAACTATAGGTGCTACTGTAGGATGCCTAATTAAGAAGCAATTAAATTCagaattgactccaaccctgaTTGAGTAAGAAAAAAGAAAGTTGTTGGGAGCACTTATAGAATGTGaaactttctttatttttacacagTTTCAGTTTACTattccgttagtcagcacctctactaaCATTTTTGGGTGTGCATAAGCTCCTGCATTTGACCCAACCCCCGACTGAAAGATGACGTTAGGCCATCGTACACTCTTACAAGAAAAGGGTATATCTCgagcctaaaagggttctttggcagtcctcataggagaaccctttgaagaaccctttttggttccaggtagaaaccaaaagagttctacctggaaccaaaaagggttctaagtGGAAGCAAAAAAGGTTCTCCTGACGGGactgccgaagaacccttttggaacccttttttctaagagtgtattaaCTCAATGCAACTCTATGTTAATATCTGTCTGCCTTCTTGTCTTTCTGTGTGCTGGtggcttccttccttcctccgtgtgtgtgtgtggtgtgtggtgtgtgtggtgtgtgtggtgtgtgtgtgtgtgtggtgtgtggtgtgtgtggtgtgtgtgtgtgtggtgtgtgtgtgtgtgtgtgtgtgtgtgtgtgtgtgtgtgtgtgtgtgtgtgtgtgcgtgtgcgtgtgtgtgtgttgtgctgctgtgttgctgtgttgtgcccctccctgtgtgtgtgtgtccatgtatgtgtctgtctgtaacagAAGGGCTTCACTCCGCTCTACATGGCCTCACAAGAGAATCATCTAGAAGTTGTGAAGTTCCTTTTGGAGAACGGGGCCAATCAAAGCCTTCCCACTGAGGTAACAGCCAATCAGCAGAGCATAGggttggaagattcccagaatcagaaaggaataagcaggaaattaTTCCATTTACACCTACACCCCACTACACCTCCTGCACTATTCCCTCCATCACTTATCAATTCTTTTGACTCTCACTGTCCTTCCCTTCTCCATCTGTTTCTTTAGGTCACTTAACCTTTCTTGAGCTCTATCTACTCCTCTTTCCTCTGTCAGGATGGCTTCACCCCTCTTGCCGTGGCTCTTCAGCAGGGACATGAGAATGTCGTGGCCCTGCTCATCAACTATGGCACCAAGGGAAAAGTCCGTCTCCCCGCGCTGCACATAGCGGCGCGGAATGATGACACGCGCACAGCTGCCGTGCTTCTACAGAATGACCCTAACGCAGACGTCCTGAGCAAGGTAGGTActcactgtgtgtttgtttgtgtgttagtcTTCACTTTAGTGGCAAACTTTAGTTTAGTGAGTGCCACAGTGAGTGAAGATGATACTTGTAGAATTAGAGGCCGTCAGTTTTAGAGCTGTATAGAATAAGGTATGGTCTCCTGTGTGTCACTATAGACAGGCTTCACACCGCTCCATATCGCCGCACACTACGAGAACCTGAACGTAGCCCAACTGTTGCTCAACAGAGGAGCCAATGTCAATTTCACCCCTAAGGTATGTCTGTTCCCCTCTGCCCTAGTATCACTGACACAGTATTGTTACCAGTCCCTCACTGGTTTCTTTCTGGTCCTACTGTCGATCCCCTACTTAATGTGTCTATATTTCTCTCTAGAATGGCATCACACCTTTGCACATCGCATCCAGGCGGGGGAACGTGATCATGGTACGACTCCTGCTGGACCGAGGGGCACAGATTGATGCCAAGACCAAGGTACTGTACTGCATCCCCtccccgtgtctctctctcttcctcatctggTCAGGCCCTGCCCTGTTACACATACAGTGCTATATTGTCCCAGTCCAGGTGttaactgtcctctctctctctNNNNtgtgtgtgtgtgtgtgtgtgtgtgtgtgtgtgtgtgtgtgtgtgtgtgcgtgtgcgtgtgtgtgtgttgtgctgctgtgttgctgtgttgtgcccctccctgtgtgtgtgtgtccatgtatgtgtctgtctgtaacagAAGGGCTTCACTCCGCTCTACATGGCCTCACAAGAGAATCATCTAGAAGTTGTGAAGTTCCTTTTGGAGAACGGGGCCAATCAAAGCCTTCCCACTGAGGTAACAGCCAATCAGCAGATTCAGGGTTGCAAAatgcagggcctcccgagtggtgcagaggtctaaggtactacatcacagtgcttgaggcgtcacaacagccccgggtttgatcccaggctgtgtgacAGCTGGACGTGACcggaagacccatgaggcggcgcacaattggctcagcgtcatcagggttaggggagggtttggcaagCCAGTACTTCCTTGTtccatcgtgctctagtgactccttgtggctggccgggcgcctgcaagctgaagTATACCATGTTTTGGAGGACGAATGgttctcgaccttcacctctccgagtccgtaggggagttgcagcaatgggacaagactgtaactaccaattggggagaaaaaggggtaaaacatatttttttttaactttcaccAAATTCCCAGATTTTTCAGGAATCCAGGTTGGAACATTCCCAGAATCAGGAAGGTTTAAGCAGGAAATTATTCATTTTCGAACTTTACAACACACCTCCTGTAGTATTCCCTGTATCGCTTATCAACCCTTTTGACTCTCACTGTCCTTCCCTTCCCCATCTGTCTCTCTGGGTCACTAAACCTTTCTTCGCCTCTTtctccgcttctctctcttctgtcaggatGGCTTTACCCCTCTCGCCGTGGCTCTTCAGCAGGGACATGAGAACGTTGTGGCCCTGCTCATCAATTACGGCACCAAGGGCAAAGTTCGCCTCCCCGCACTGCACATAGCAGCGCGGAACGATGACACGCGCACAGCTGCTGTGCTTCTACAGAACGACCCCAACGCAGACGTCCTGAGCAAGGTAGGTACTCACCGTGTGTTTGTCTTCACTTAGTTTAGTGTGTCCCAGAGCGAGTGGAGGAGACGTTACTTTCAAATTAGAACACATCAAGGCCTTCAGTATAAGAGCTCTGGTCTCCTGTGTGTCCCTACAGACAGGCTTCACACCGCTTCATATCGCTGCACACTACGAGAACCTGAGCGTAGCCCAACTGTTGCTCAACAGAGGAGCCAATGTCAACTTCACCCCTAAGGTAAGTCTGTTTCCCTCTGCACTGACACATTGTATTATTACCAGTCCCGCAACGGGTCTCTTTCTGGTCTTACTGCTTATCTCCTCTGCAATTCTCTCTAGAATGGCATCACACCTTTGCACATCGCATCCAGGAGGGGGAATGTGATCATGGTACGACTCCTGCTGGACCGAGGGGCACAGATTGATGCCAAGACCAAGGTACTGTACTGCatcccctttgtctctctctagtctctagtGTCAAGCCCTGTCCTGTTACACAAATGATACTATATTGCCCTAGACCAGTGAataactgtcctctctctctctctccaggatgaGTTGACTCCACTGCACTGTGCAGCCAGGAACGGACACGTGAGGATCATTGAGATCCTACTGGACCAAGGGGCTCCCATCCAGGCCAAGACCAAGGTACACATAACGCTAACCCACCAAGGCCTGATTTCTGGACTGTTGTTCTCAAATACTGTATGCACACAACACAATAAGTCATGgattgtatctctctctttcctatagAACGGCCTGTCTCCCATCCACATGTCAGCACAGGGGGACCACATGGACTGTGTGAGACAACTCCTGCAATACAACGCTGAGATTGATGACATCACACTGGACCACCTGACCCCCCTGCATGTGGCAGCCCACTGTGGGCACCACCGCATGGCCAAAGTGCTGCTGGACAAGGGAGCCAAACCCAACTCCCGTGCACTGGTCAGAACTACACTCATACATACCTACCACACATACCTACCACACATCTTTGTTAAAGTGTGTTGCCTTTGTGACCATGCTGTTGTATTGTGTTCTCAGAATGGTTTCACTCCGCTTCACATTGCCTGTAAGAAGAACCACATGCGTGTGATGGACCACCTGCTCAAACACTCAGCGTCCCTAGAGGCTGTGACAGAGGTGAGAGAGATAGGggcaagagaaagagatggaatgTAAGCCAGGGTAAGAAAAGAGAGGGATTCTgctaaggagagagggatggatatcTTTATTTCTACGTATGATTCTTTCATTGCTTGTTTTTTCTCTCCCAAGTCTGGCCTGACTCCTCTACATGTGGCCTCGTTCATGGGCCACCGCAAAATAGTCACCCATCTGGTACAGAAGGGGGCTTCTCCCAGTGCTTCCAATGTAGTGAGTACTCGAATGTTACCCATCCACCCACCTCATCACTGACCGaactgtcgtggtaatttcctgtattactaaatgatcagagtttacaaaccacacacaagtcagagttatattttatattccatctttaattatatgagcttcaccatagcccttttgactctcagatcaattcagtgtctataaatgaattctctgagagtccttacaaaacaattcttagtatcttttatagccaagatacacccctctcaactcacatgacgaaccacagatcttaggaaccttatacttgaaagaggagtatcccatagccagatagccttagctataaattatcgttcagtttggtctctttagACGAGATTCTAATCTCGTGCTTGGTACTTCCTAGTacgaaaacattacctcatccaatggcatatatcaattgtcaattcaagatactcccatctcaaatacaccccctcttctccccaccctggagaagctcactaagggaagtgaacctctaggtcatatactatctcAAGATTCATCAacacatcagaggggtaatacaatgattccagacactgccatactcctccccccaatgggaaaagaagggagtgactagcgtacagacatagtggagcccttctccctttctgatattctgcatattatgaaagtagataaaacatcttatttatctatgttacctaactaattctgattcagctacgacagaACCTCTGGCCAATTTTCACAATGTTTTGTGTTACTGATTTACACTGCTCACACACATGTGTTTGCCTGGTTATGTGTGAGCAGAAAGTGGAGACTCCTCTCCACATGGCATGTAGAGCAGGACACTATGAGGTGGCAGAGTTCTTACTGACCAATGCAGCACCAGTAGACGCCAAGGCCAAGGTAAtgactacacgcacacacacacacacacgcacacacgcacacacYcacacacacacacaaacacaatcagaaAAACATTACATTCGCTTGCTAGTTCCCCACATGACTACCAACACCATATGTCTgtacctctcctccatctctcctgtcctccgcCCCACCCTTGCCACTTGACTCCTATGTATATttatctctcatcttctctccctctctcctctcctccgccccACCCTGTCCAGGATGACCAGACACCTCTCCACTGTGCGTGTCGGATGGGCCACAAGGAGCTGGTCACTCTGCTGCTGGAACACAAGGCCAACCCCAACTCCACCACCACAGCCGGACACACACCCCTCCACATCGCTGCCCGTGAGGGACACACTCAGACTACACGCATCCTACTGGACATGGAGGCCCAGCAGACCAAGATGACCAAGGTACAGTCTGTTGTCCAATGCCCACACACTCTACATACACACCCCTCTATCAACTGTCTAATACTAACACACTCCTAACCTTTTCTCTGTGTGGGACTGTGTGGTCTGTGGTCCCTGACGTCTCTCTATCTGGGATGTCTCTGCAGAAAGGCTTCACTCCTCTCCATGTGGCTTCTAAATATGGCAAAGTGGACGTGGCAGAGCTGCTGCTGGAGAGAGGGGCCAACCCCAACGCTGCTGGCAAGGTAAGGGTTGGAGAACACAGGGAGGGGGGAAGAGCAGGGCTGTTGGGAGGGAAGGGTCAAGGTATTTCAGGTGGAAAGATGTCAGAGTTAAGTTATGgtggtttatatgtgtgtgtctccttTACCTTCAGAATGGTCTGACTTCTCTtcatgtggctgtccatcatGACAACCTGGACGTGGTTAACCTGCTGGTCAGCAAGGGAGGCTCCCCACACAGTGCAGCTAGGGTgagag from Salvelinus sp. IW2-2015 linkage group LG33, ASM291031v2, whole genome shotgun sequence encodes:
- the LOC139023549 gene encoding ankyrin-1-like; protein product: MVLELLHGGIDVETQTKKGNTALHIAALAGQEQVVAELVNYGANVNAQSQVRPQPVSEETPTPLAEPPAEEPPATTDNHTKGFTPLYMASQENHLEVVKFLLENGANQSLPTEDGFTPLAVALQQGHENVVALLINYGTKGKVRLPALHIAARNDDTRTAAVLLQNDPNADVLSKTGFTPLHIAAHYENLNVAQLLLNRGANVNFTPKNGITPLHIASRRGNVIMVRLLLDRGAQIDAKTKVLYCIPSPCLSLFLIWC